The proteins below are encoded in one region of Aeromonas veronii:
- a CDS encoding YgiQ family radical SAM protein, with amino-acid sequence MQPVTPLFSYPRYWAECYGTAPFLPMSRKEMDKLGWDSCDIVLVTGDAYVDHPSFGMAVIGRMLESQGFRVGIIAQPDWSSKDDFMRLGKPNLFYGVTAGNMDSMINRYTSDKKLRHDDAYTPGDVGGKRPDRATLVYTQRCKEAYKEVPVVIGGIEASLRRIAHYDYWSETIRRSILIDAKADILIYGNAERPLIEVAHRIAGGETMETMQDIRGTAVIRKEPLPEWRGVDSSKLDQIGRIDPIMNPYMEGAPCSDDEGTAPVEQEAKPVLVQPPKQKPWEKTYVKLPAFERVKEDKVLYAHASRILHHETNPGCARALAQAHGDRIIWVNPPAFPLETDEMDGVFGLPYQRVPHPAYGNEKIPAYEMIKTSVNIMRGCFGGCSFCSITEHEGRIIQSRSEESIIKEIEEIRDKVPGFTGVISDLGGPTANMYKLRCKSPKAEQTCRRASCVWPTICPHMDTDHTPTIDLYRKARDVKGIKKILIASGVRYDIAVEDPRYIKELAKYHVGGYLKIAPEHTEEGPLSKMMKPGMGSYYSFKELFDKYSKEAGKQQYLIPYFISAHPGTTDEDMVNMALWVKTNRFKLDQVQNFYPSPLANATTMYYTEKNPLNKVSRQGGDVFVVKGERRRRLHKALLRYHDPAGWPMIREALLEMGKGHLIGNGPDCLVPPEGRGEAKAERSRNKGLKPALTRHSAITHQRSNGAGAGNAPAASRNGGKAGNGKPVRSQLQKGLGNGKSAAQGAGQGASQGKPTGKPAHKGKAPTRAGSAKPGAKPATQGGKPAANDNGAKRPAR; translated from the coding sequence ATGCAGCCGGTTACCCCTCTCTTCTCCTATCCCCGCTACTGGGCCGAGTGCTACGGCACGGCGCCCTTCTTGCCCATGTCTCGCAAGGAGATGGACAAGCTCGGCTGGGACAGCTGCGATATCGTGCTGGTGACCGGTGACGCCTACGTGGATCACCCGAGCTTCGGCATGGCGGTCATCGGCCGCATGCTGGAGTCCCAGGGCTTTCGGGTCGGCATCATCGCCCAGCCGGACTGGTCATCGAAGGATGACTTCATGCGTCTGGGCAAGCCGAACCTCTTCTACGGGGTGACCGCGGGCAACATGGACTCCATGATCAACCGCTATACCTCCGACAAGAAGCTGCGCCACGACGACGCCTACACCCCCGGCGACGTGGGTGGCAAGCGGCCGGATCGTGCGACCCTGGTCTACACCCAGCGCTGCAAGGAGGCTTACAAAGAGGTGCCGGTGGTCATCGGTGGCATAGAGGCGTCCCTGCGCCGCATCGCCCACTACGACTACTGGTCCGAGACCATACGCCGCTCCATCCTCATCGACGCCAAGGCCGACATCCTCATCTACGGCAACGCCGAGCGGCCGCTCATCGAGGTGGCGCACCGTATCGCAGGCGGCGAGACCATGGAGACCATGCAGGACATCCGCGGCACCGCGGTGATCCGCAAGGAGCCGCTGCCCGAATGGCGCGGGGTGGATTCGAGCAAGCTGGATCAGATCGGCCGCATCGATCCCATCATGAACCCCTATATGGAAGGGGCGCCTTGCTCTGACGACGAGGGTACGGCGCCGGTAGAGCAGGAGGCCAAGCCCGTGCTGGTGCAGCCACCGAAGCAAAAGCCCTGGGAGAAGACCTACGTCAAGCTGCCGGCGTTCGAGCGGGTGAAGGAAGACAAGGTGCTCTACGCCCATGCGTCTCGCATCCTGCACCACGAGACCAACCCCGGCTGCGCCCGCGCTCTGGCCCAGGCTCATGGCGATCGCATCATCTGGGTCAACCCGCCCGCCTTCCCGCTCGAGACCGACGAGATGGACGGGGTGTTCGGTCTGCCGTACCAGCGGGTGCCACACCCGGCCTATGGCAACGAGAAGATCCCGGCTTACGAGATGATCAAGACCTCGGTCAACATCATGCGTGGCTGCTTCGGCGGCTGCTCCTTCTGCTCCATCACCGAGCACGAGGGGCGCATCATCCAGAGCCGCTCGGAAGAGTCGATCATCAAAGAAATCGAAGAGATCCGCGACAAGGTGCCGGGCTTCACCGGTGTCATCTCGGATCTCGGCGGTCCCACCGCCAACATGTACAAGCTGCGCTGCAAGAGCCCCAAGGCCGAGCAGACCTGCCGCCGCGCCTCCTGCGTCTGGCCGACCATCTGCCCGCACATGGACACCGACCATACCCCGACCATCGATCTCTATCGCAAGGCGCGGGATGTGAAGGGGATCAAGAAGATTTTGATCGCCTCCGGGGTGCGCTACGACATCGCCGTGGAAGATCCGCGCTACATCAAGGAGCTCGCCAAGTACCACGTCGGCGGCTACCTCAAGATCGCGCCGGAGCACACCGAGGAGGGCCCGCTCTCCAAGATGATGAAGCCGGGCATGGGCAGCTACTACAGCTTCAAGGAGCTGTTCGACAAGTACTCCAAAGAGGCGGGCAAGCAGCAGTACCTGATCCCCTACTTCATCTCCGCCCACCCGGGCACGACCGATGAGGACATGGTGAACATGGCGCTCTGGGTAAAAACGAACCGCTTCAAGCTGGATCAGGTGCAGAACTTCTACCCGTCGCCGCTCGCGAACGCCACCACCATGTATTACACCGAGAAAAACCCGCTCAACAAGGTGAGCCGCCAGGGTGGGGACGTGTTCGTGGTGAAAGGGGAGCGTCGCCGTCGCCTGCACAAGGCGCTGCTGCGCTACCACGATCCGGCTGGTTGGCCCATGATCCGCGAGGCTCTTCTCGAGATGGGTAAGGGTCACCTCATCGGTAACGGCCCCGACTGCCTGGTGCCGCCGGAAGGGCGCGGCGAGGCCAAGGCCGAGCGCAGCCGCAACAAAGGCCTGAAACCGGCCCTGACCCGCCACAGTGCCATCACCCATCAGCGTAGTAACGGGGCTGGCGCAGGCAATGCCCCGGCGGCCAGCAGAAACGGCGGCAAGGCGGGCAATGGCAAGCCGGTGAGGTCTCAGCTCCAGAAAGGCTTGGGTAACGGCAAGTCTGCCGCACAGGGGGCTGGGCAGGGCGCAAGTCAGGGTAAACCGACCGGCAAACCTGCTCACAAGGGCAAGGCCCCGACCCGTGCCGGCTCTGCCAAGCCGGGTGCCAAACCCGCTACTCAAGGCGGCAAGCCTGCGGCCAACGACAATGGTGCCAAGCGACCGGCGCGGTGA